The Halococcus sediminicola genome has a segment encoding these proteins:
- the nth gene encoding endonuclease III, whose amino-acid sequence MGTPLDSREAQATAVIDRLDAEYPDATISLDFEDRFELLVAVVLSAQCTDERVNATTDDLFETYDSPEAFAEAPQDELAERLNSITYYNNKASYIRESARIVVEEHDGRVPDTMDDLTDLPGVGRKTANVVLQHGHDIVDGIVVDTHVQRLTRRLGLTEEERPENIEEDLMGFVPEERWQAFTHLFISHGRATCTARNPECGDCILEDICPSSKLDSSTDLASGEEWS is encoded by the coding sequence ATGGGCACGCCGCTCGACTCGCGCGAGGCACAGGCCACCGCGGTCATCGACCGCCTCGACGCCGAGTATCCCGACGCGACCATCTCACTCGATTTCGAGGATCGGTTCGAACTGCTCGTCGCCGTCGTCCTGTCGGCACAGTGCACCGACGAGCGGGTGAACGCCACCACCGACGACCTGTTCGAGACCTACGACTCGCCCGAGGCGTTCGCGGAGGCCCCACAAGACGAACTCGCCGAACGGTTGAACTCGATCACCTACTACAACAATAAAGCGAGCTACATCCGCGAATCGGCACGAATCGTCGTCGAGGAGCACGATGGCCGGGTGCCCGATACGATGGACGACCTCACCGACCTTCCGGGTGTCGGGCGCAAGACTGCGAACGTCGTGCTCCAGCACGGCCACGACATCGTGGACGGAATCGTCGTCGACACACACGTCCAGCGATTGACGCGACGGCTCGGACTCACCGAGGAAGAACGACCCGAGAACATCGAGGAAGATTTGATGGGGTTCGTTCCCGAAGAGCGTTGGCAGGCTTTCACTCATCTGTTCATCTCACATGGAAGAGCGACCTGCACGGCTCGCAATCCCGAGTGTGGGGATTGTATCCTCGAAGACATCTGTCCGTCGTCGAAGCTCGATTCGTCCACCGATCTCGCCAGCGGCGAGGAGTGGAGTTGA
- a CDS encoding DUF7321 family protein produces MFGLADATVATVVALLVTASFPLFLYGAWIMIDTEDVTWGVLVYHLKFIFTGLALTTIPLLFWMVPRLFGQLGGASALHAFLGLQAYALLAFAFTGIIRIFRAKRRHNLYHDYDEDVLLDEIGSERMDHWRSRLRIGVFGYVIFWLLAYLVGIARYVGQYLG; encoded by the coding sequence ATGTTCGGGCTGGCCGACGCGACGGTGGCGACGGTCGTCGCGCTGTTGGTCACGGCGAGTTTTCCGCTCTTTCTCTACGGTGCGTGGATCATGATCGACACCGAGGACGTGACGTGGGGCGTGCTCGTCTACCACCTGAAGTTCATCTTCACCGGGCTCGCGCTCACCACGATTCCACTCCTGTTCTGGATGGTGCCCCGCCTGTTCGGCCAGCTCGGCGGTGCGTCCGCCCTTCACGCCTTTCTCGGATTACAGGCCTACGCGCTGCTCGCCTTCGCCTTTACAGGAATAATCCGCATCTTTCGGGCGAAACGCAGACACAACCTCTATCACGACTACGACGAGGACGTGCTCCTCGACGAGATCGGCTCCGAGCGGATGGATCACTGGCGCTCCCGACTGCGTATCGGCGTCTTCGGCTACGTGATCTTCTGGCTGCTGGCCTACCTCGTGGGTATCGCCCGGTACGTCGGCCAGTATCTCGGCTGA
- a CDS encoding DUF7319 domain-containing protein: MADSRPTADEGDERAGSADGESAAAGATPSETAESTDQLRRQVEETYDFDDFGPADMAQMSAEEWEAAFDADSWITGDELLARVEADLRNRIAERDVFARLEGVEDGLLAYSDEGYAVVHPDGSVEGRGTVLRDVKPTVALCSMDEYDVAEPPEGELLPEPEAVPEGGGELGNWMLQFVAAAQLLAGLGLIVAWAFFSVETLFAPVAGLVFVLFALLLFVQVANARLSDKFRSEEYRNRLRAVGIGSDERPDFLPERYREPTGSLAAEAEPDEQGEPDESTPSA; encoded by the coding sequence ATGGCCGACTCCCGACCCACGGCGGACGAGGGAGACGAGCGCGCGGGGAGTGCCGACGGCGAGAGCGCGGCCGCTGGCGCGACCCCATCCGAAACGGCGGAATCGACCGACCAGCTCCGCCGGCAGGTCGAGGAGACCTACGATTTCGACGATTTCGGGCCGGCGGACATGGCACAGATGAGCGCCGAAGAGTGGGAGGCCGCCTTCGACGCCGATTCGTGGATCACCGGCGACGAACTGCTCGCGCGCGTCGAGGCCGACCTCAGAAACCGCATCGCCGAGCGCGACGTGTTCGCCAGACTCGAAGGCGTCGAGGACGGCCTGCTCGCGTATTCGGACGAAGGGTACGCCGTGGTCCACCCCGACGGCAGCGTCGAGGGTCGCGGGACCGTCCTCAGGGACGTCAAACCGACCGTCGCGCTCTGTTCGATGGACGAATACGACGTCGCGGAGCCACCCGAGGGCGAACTGCTGCCCGAACCGGAGGCGGTCCCGGAGGGTGGCGGCGAACTCGGCAACTGGATGCTCCAGTTCGTCGCCGCCGCACAGCTTTTGGCCGGTCTCGGTCTCATCGTCGCGTGGGCGTTCTTCTCGGTCGAGACGCTGTTCGCACCGGTCGCAGGTCTCGTGTTCGTCCTCTTCGCGCTCCTCCTGTTCGTGCAGGTGGCGAACGCGCGGCTCTCCGACAAGTTCCGTTCGGAGGAGTACCGCAATCGCCTCCGGGCGGTCGGCATCGGCTCCGACGAACGCCCCGACTTTCTGCCCGAGCGCTACCGCGAGCCGACCGGCAGTCTCGCGGCGGAAGCGGAACCCGACGAACAGGGCGAACCGGACGAGTCGACACCCTCGGCGTAG
- a CDS encoding plastocyanin/azurin family copper-binding protein — MNRRDFLLAASAAAGGSAAASGTAAAQQGNGSGGGGGNASGGGGGNASGGGGNASGGGGNQSAGGAGGGGGGGPTKTVKVGPGGALTFEPAELSLPTGGKVKFVWESSGHNVSPSSGNWGHQPIEDKGFSYTTPPFQQSGAQEYVCTPHESAGMVGTIQVGSSGGGGGEEEEPSPEEMGVPFQAHFVGIATLLMMVLSLVYTFFLVKYGESPNAKGGD; from the coding sequence ATGAACAGGCGGGATTTTCTGCTGGCAGCGAGTGCCGCTGCGGGGGGTTCGGCCGCCGCCAGCGGGACCGCCGCCGCACAGCAGGGCAACGGGTCCGGCGGTGGCGGCGGGAACGCTTCCGGCGGGGGTGGCGGCAACGCCTCCGGTGGCGGTGGCAACGCGAGTGGCGGCGGTGGGAACCAGAGCGCCGGCGGTGCGGGTGGCGGGGGCGGCGGTGGCCCCACGAAGACGGTGAAAGTCGGTCCCGGCGGCGCGCTCACGTTCGAACCTGCAGAGCTCTCGCTCCCGACGGGTGGCAAAGTGAAGTTCGTCTGGGAGTCGAGCGGCCACAACGTGAGTCCGAGCAGCGGCAATTGGGGCCACCAGCCAATCGAGGACAAGGGCTTCAGCTACACGACGCCACCGTTCCAGCAGTCCGGTGCACAGGAGTACGTCTGCACACCACACGAGTCGGCGGGGATGGTCGGGACCATCCAGGTCGGTTCGAGCGGCGGTGGTGGCGGCGAGGAGGAAGAGCCGAGCCCCGAGGAGATGGGCGTGCCGTTCCAAGCACACTTCGTCGGCATCGCCACCCTGCTAATGATGGTGTTGTCGTTGGTGTACACCTTCTTCCTCGTGAAATACGGCGAGTCGCCGAACGCGAAGGGGGGAGATTAG
- a CDS encoding DUF7318 family protein, whose protein sequence is MSTSGSTYGDIHRYEPARESTAAAVAIVLLTIVEVVFVGLFAFGLINGWGTEEVGNMYLGTVLAIIFIDLAFVLLLYRKEFLPDVMIVKKRRRKWEDLYIREEQMEGTSMGGAGAWDSVKRAVYPYYKK, encoded by the coding sequence ATGTCCACGTCAGGCAGTACCTACGGCGATATTCACCGATACGAGCCGGCGAGAGAGAGCACCGCCGCGGCCGTCGCCATCGTGTTGCTCACCATCGTCGAGGTGGTGTTCGTCGGCCTGTTCGCCTTCGGGCTGATCAACGGCTGGGGGACCGAGGAAGTCGGCAACATGTATCTTGGCACGGTGTTGGCGATAATCTTCATCGACCTCGCGTTCGTCCTCCTGCTCTACCGCAAGGAATTCCTCCCGGACGTGATGATCGTCAAGAAACGCCGGCGCAAGTGGGAAGACCTCTACATCCGCGAAGAGCAGATGGAGGGCACCAGCATGGGTGGGGCCGGCGCGTGGGACAGCGTGAAACGAGCAGTCTATCCGTACTACAAGAAATAA
- a CDS encoding cytochrome b has protein sequence MPEDEDSYPAESGRRRFVKGVVGASALGATGVTGATAIKYATTSSGAGGGATQYFGIENIAGPAPRGMPQIPIEIDSDGYLKGVWPEVSTKTVNNEEVKVAQMKLGGITYSSEWFQYCGVQTYAGIAPDADQDNFFRVSESASTTYDWMSDLSAGDKLKVSDFKDYESWGNDIGKSGLGKPAMGRWRSEDLPPQETMPIQVLRSTRIEELAKESEHPEWVKASTKDGFIAWLNKCTHFCCVPGFKSSAQSAKFGGSNDVYCPCHQSVYDPFNPVKLQFTSLPRPDDLGSESSSGGESSS, from the coding sequence ATGCCAGAAGACGAAGACAGCTATCCGGCCGAATCGGGACGCAGGCGGTTCGTCAAGGGCGTCGTCGGTGCGTCGGCGCTCGGCGCGACCGGCGTGACGGGCGCGACCGCCATCAAGTACGCCACCACCTCCTCGGGGGCCGGTGGCGGGGCGACGCAGTATTTCGGCATCGAGAACATCGCTGGACCGGCCCCGCGCGGGATGCCCCAGATCCCCATCGAGATCGATTCCGATGGGTATCTGAAGGGCGTCTGGCCGGAGGTATCGACAAAGACGGTCAACAACGAGGAGGTGAAGGTCGCACAGATGAAACTCGGTGGCATCACCTACTCGAGCGAGTGGTTCCAGTACTGTGGCGTCCAGACCTACGCCGGCATCGCGCCCGATGCCGACCAGGACAACTTCTTTCGCGTCTCGGAGTCGGCTTCGACCACCTACGACTGGATGAGCGACCTGAGCGCCGGCGACAAACTCAAGGTCAGCGATTTCAAGGACTACGAGTCGTGGGGCAACGACATCGGCAAGTCCGGCCTTGGCAAGCCGGCGATGGGGCGGTGGCGTTCGGAGGACCTCCCGCCACAGGAGACGATGCCGATACAGGTGCTCAGAAGCACGCGCATCGAGGAGTTGGCCAAGGAGAGCGAGCACCCCGAGTGGGTCAAGGCGAGCACCAAGGACGGGTTCATCGCGTGGCTGAACAAGTGTACGCACTTCTGCTGCGTGCCGGGATTCAAGTCGTCTGCTCAGAGCGCGAAGTTCGGCGGGTCGAACGACGTCTACTGCCCCTGCCACCAGTCGGTGTACGACCCGTTCAATCCCGTCAAACTCCAGTTCACGTCGCTTCCGCGGCCGGACGACCTCGGCAGCGAGAGCAGCAGCGGCGGTGAGAGCAGCTCATGA
- a CDS encoding cytochrome b has protein sequence MSLERPDEHDHGGWMEQKELTPVESTYLTVLMWLDKRLRIVDYLEVLENLYYKVNLQMPKSHTEQYNLDNKFWYWYPLYALGSFSTIAYVVAALSGALLGFYYAPSTAGDPSAAYNALTMIMVDLNFGFFLRSLHRWSAQVMTAAVFLHMLRVYFTGAYKEPRELNWILGIVLISLTMVFGYTGYLLTWDQLAYWAGQIGVEMSLSIPLIGEWVAQLIFGGFALGQATLMRMYLLHVFLLPFVVTSLIAVHIGIVWMQGIAEPH, from the coding sequence ATGAGCCTCGAACGCCCCGACGAACACGACCACGGCGGCTGGATGGAACAGAAGGAGCTGACACCGGTCGAGAGCACGTATCTCACGGTGTTGATGTGGCTCGACAAGCGCCTGCGCATCGTCGACTACCTCGAAGTCCTGGAGAACCTCTACTACAAGGTCAACCTCCAGATGCCCAAGAGCCACACCGAACAGTACAATCTCGACAACAAGTTCTGGTACTGGTATCCCCTCTACGCGCTCGGGAGTTTCTCGACCATCGCCTACGTCGTCGCGGCGCTCTCGGGCGCACTGCTCGGCTTTTACTACGCGCCGTCGACCGCCGGCGACCCGTCGGCGGCCTACAACGCGCTGACGATGATTATGGTCGACCTCAACTTCGGGTTCTTCCTCCGGAGTCTCCACCGGTGGTCGGCGCAGGTGATGACTGCCGCCGTCTTCTTGCACATGCTGCGGGTCTACTTCACCGGCGCGTACAAGGAGCCGCGTGAACTCAACTGGATCCTCGGCATCGTCCTGATCAGCCTGACGATGGTCTTCGGCTACACGGGCTACCTGCTGACGTGGGACCAGCTCGCCTACTGGGCGGGCCAGATCGGTGTCGAGATGAGCCTCTCGATCCCGCTCATCGGCGAGTGGGTCGCCCAACTCATCTTCGGTGGGTTCGCGCTCGGACAGGCGACGCTCATGCGGATGTATCTGTTACACGTCTTCTTGTTGCCGTTCGTCGTGACGTCGCTGATCGCCGTCCACATCGGCATCGTTTGGATGCAGGGGATCGCGGAGCCACACTAA
- a CDS encoding cytochrome b family protein: protein MTDTTDTDDTDATEVAADGAGIVAPDDETPTWRERKERRQGLSRLTYEYFERSRREDQDLRTESSYVERDVLAFPTWPHEMIRNLSLTSFFVGLILFLAATLPPHLGAPADPSTTPAIILPDWYLYWSFGLLKLGPLNPELAILGGEKLMGDSTYGVLANLVVVGIIAIVPFLNKGSARRPVEQPFWSAVGVFGVVFAVMISALSMKNLVPAWVDVHLLFDMTLLLPFVAGFITYGILKAMREGYMFELNRRYYRLRPPR from the coding sequence ATGACTGACACCACCGACACCGACGACACGGACGCCACCGAGGTCGCCGCCGACGGCGCGGGTATCGTCGCGCCGGACGACGAGACGCCGACGTGGCGCGAACGCAAGGAGCGCCGCCAGGGGCTCTCGCGGCTCACCTACGAGTACTTCGAGCGCTCCCGGCGCGAGGATCAGGATCTCAGAACCGAATCGAGCTACGTCGAACGCGACGTGCTCGCGTTCCCGACGTGGCCCCACGAGATGATTCGGAATCTCTCGCTGACGAGCTTCTTCGTCGGCCTGATCCTCTTTCTGGCGGCCACGCTGCCGCCACATCTCGGCGCGCCGGCCGATCCGTCGACGACGCCGGCGATCATCCTGCCCGACTGGTATCTCTACTGGTCGTTCGGGCTGCTGAAACTCGGGCCGCTGAACCCCGAACTCGCCATCCTCGGTGGCGAGAAGCTCATGGGTGATTCGACCTACGGCGTGCTCGCGAACCTCGTCGTCGTGGGTATCATTGCCATCGTACCCTTCCTGAACAAGGGCAGCGCGCGCCGGCCCGTCGAGCAGCCGTTCTGGTCGGCCGTCGGCGTCTTCGGCGTCGTCTTCGCCGTGATGATTAGCGCACTGTCGATGAAGAACCTCGTACCGGCATGGGTAGACGTCCACCTGCTGTTCGACATGACGCTCCTGTTGCCCTTCGTGGCCGGGTTCATCACCTACGGTATTCTGAAGGCGATGCGCGAGGGGTACATGTTCGAACTCAACAGACGGTACTACCGGCTGCGCCCGCCGCGCTGA
- a CDS encoding DUF7315 family membrane protein codes for MADDNEGSGSREIVVPLRAYKAITVFSTLLAIVAVILGFGFLDAATGGAGPLSVLFETIGLADAGGSAFALVSALVGIGFIALGAGIYVLGTRFRTEGMGKAQDDSGEDSSNE; via the coding sequence GTGGCCGACGACAACGAGGGGAGCGGGTCGCGCGAAATCGTCGTTCCGCTGCGCGCGTACAAGGCGATAACGGTCTTTTCGACGCTGCTCGCGATCGTTGCGGTCATCCTCGGCTTTGGCTTTCTCGACGCTGCCACCGGCGGCGCGGGCCCGCTCTCGGTACTGTTCGAGACCATCGGGCTCGCCGACGCCGGCGGCAGTGCCTTCGCGCTCGTGAGCGCGCTCGTCGGCATCGGCTTCATCGCGCTCGGAGCCGGCATCTACGTCCTCGGCACGCGCTTTCGTACCGAAGGGATGGGAAAGGCTCAAGACGACAGCGGGGAAGATTCGAGTAATGAGTGA
- a CDS encoding DUF7314 family protein translates to MSDEFAKGLVALCGGLFGWMVFSGWYTTESFESTNQLIGEAPSDPAIYGNIALTIREALFWFAIFGAITFWVLIPAGRQARAAWRDRRSSN, encoded by the coding sequence ATGAGTGACGAATTCGCCAAAGGTCTCGTCGCCCTCTGTGGCGGGCTGTTCGGCTGGATGGTCTTTTCGGGCTGGTACACCACTGAGAGCTTCGAATCGACAAATCAACTCATCGGGGAAGCCCCATCGGACCCTGCGATCTACGGCAACATCGCACTCACCATCCGTGAGGCGCTCTTTTGGTTCGCCATCTTCGGTGCGATCACCTTCTGGGTGCTCATCCCGGCGGGCAGACAGGCCCGCGCCGCGTGGCGCGACCGGCGCTCGTCGAACTGA
- a CDS encoding DUF7313 family protein — protein sequence MYPLSLFGPVDAVLGSGEPPLIVYVLVVLAVANVITRMISHRSNVNQARDGADAIEQHPAHIATTILLILGSFYLGTVELHSGMVLSVLVVGMFVTDFFELEARRVEARNDRAIGRPNGAIAASVLVVLYAAYLSVFFVVAPLWNAIV from the coding sequence ATGTACCCGCTCTCGCTGTTCGGTCCAGTCGACGCCGTGCTCGGTAGCGGCGAGCCGCCGCTCATCGTGTACGTGCTCGTCGTCCTCGCCGTGGCGAACGTCATCACGCGCATGATTTCACACCGTTCGAACGTCAACCAGGCACGCGACGGTGCCGACGCCATCGAACAGCATCCCGCACACATCGCCACTACAATACTCCTCATCCTCGGCTCGTTCTACCTCGGGACCGTCGAACTCCACTCGGGGATGGTGCTGTCGGTGCTCGTCGTCGGGATGTTCGTCACCGACTTCTTCGAACTCGAAGCCAGACGGGTCGAGGCCAGAAACGACCGCGCCATCGGCCGGCCCAACGGGGCCATCGCCGCCTCGGTGCTCGTCGTGCTCTATGCGGCCTACCTCAGCGTCTTCTTCGTCGTCGCCCCGCTCTGGAACGCGATCGTCTGA
- a CDS encoding NAD(+)/NADH kinase, which translates to MSETADGDDRPSVAVLAPDGEAADVAETVRAAGGDAATGIDAVGGADLAVALGSAALADLAASDVSTAVFPASGEIELRDIGRILDGRYTVEERPLVAVSTAGESVHALYEITLTTAETATISEFSLDRDGGSSVARFRADGVTVTTPAGSRGYAHAVGGPVVAPGSDVLAVVPISPFATDPDHWVLPLTELSLTVERDDADVELLADGQVIETVEPKSAVRLTRAGTLPVASLPESGRE; encoded by the coding sequence ATGAGCGAGACGGCCGATGGAGACGACCGACCGAGCGTCGCGGTGCTCGCGCCCGACGGCGAGGCGGCCGACGTCGCCGAGACGGTTCGGGCTGCCGGCGGCGACGCCGCAACCGGCATCGACGCCGTTGGCGGTGCGGACCTCGCGGTGGCGCTCGGAAGCGCCGCACTCGCCGACCTCGCCGCCAGCGATGTCTCCACAGCCGTCTTCCCGGCCAGCGGCGAGATCGAGCTACGGGACATCGGGCGAATCCTCGACGGGCGATACACCGTCGAGGAGCGTCCGCTCGTGGCCGTCTCGACGGCCGGCGAATCGGTTCACGCGCTGTACGAGATCACTCTCACGACCGCCGAGACGGCCACTATCTCGGAGTTCTCGCTCGACAGAGATGGGGGCTCGTCGGTCGCACGGTTCCGTGCCGACGGCGTGACCGTCACGACGCCGGCCGGCAGTCGTGGCTACGCACACGCCGTCGGTGGGCCGGTCGTCGCCCCCGGCAGCGACGTTCTCGCCGTGGTACCGATCTCACCCTTCGCGACCGATCCCGACCACTGGGTGCTCCCGCTGACCGAGCTCTCGCTGACGGTCGAGCGCGACGACGCCGACGTAGAACTGCTGGCCGACGGGCAGGTGATCGAAACGGTCGAACCGAAGTCGGCGGTGCGGCTGACGCGGGCGGGAACGCTACCGGTCGCCTCGCTCCCCGAATCGGGCCGGGAATGA
- a CDS encoding HEWD family protein, protein MGETLTPPAERECELCGRRDVWDADNWHVVESGSQHCIHEWDINGSYNPLEG, encoded by the coding sequence ATGGGCGAGACGCTCACCCCACCCGCCGAGCGTGAATGCGAACTGTGTGGCCGTCGGGACGTCTGGGACGCCGACAACTGGCACGTCGTCGAGAGCGGTTCCCAACACTGCATCCACGAGTGGGACATCAACGGCTCGTACAACCCCCTCGAGGGGTAG
- a CDS encoding PRC-barrel domain-containing protein — MDATEAEIDSLVGREVYSNNGRFVGEIEDVRLDLDRELVTGLAVGGLNRELLAGRARGARGVIVPFRWVRSVGDIVLVNEAVERLREPDEESESEATV, encoded by the coding sequence ATGGATGCGACGGAAGCCGAAATCGACTCGCTCGTCGGCCGCGAGGTCTACTCGAACAACGGGAGGTTCGTCGGCGAAATCGAGGACGTCCGCCTCGATCTCGACCGCGAACTCGTCACTGGCTTGGCGGTCGGCGGGTTGAACCGTGAGTTGCTCGCCGGGCGCGCACGCGGCGCTCGCGGCGTCATCGTTCCCTTCCGCTGGGTGCGCTCGGTCGGCGATATCGTCCTCGTCAACGAGGCCGTCGAGCGCCTGCGCGAACCCGACGAGGAGTCCGAAAGCGAAGCCACAGTCTAA
- a CDS encoding DHH family phosphoesterase — protein MSTGITMASMSTYAILGCGSVGYAVAEELVDEGKDVLIVDVDEGRVEALRDQDMNAKTADIADEGVPEAVADRDVLLVLSTDIEANEAAIENVRARGDEQFVIARASDPVTADELREAGADAVVNPSEVIADAALRALETGELEHKAGLLADVLDDTEKRLAILANDNPGPDSIASAVALRAIAEARGIEADILYEGEIGHQEDRAFVNLIGVELQARADVDFDDYDTLALVDHAQSMEETIERPIDVLIDHHEPEEGYEATFSDVRANVSSTSTILTKYVQEFDLSLDDTVATALLYGIRAETLDFKRDTTPADLTAASYLYPFADHDTLEQVESPSMSPETLDVLAEAIGNREVNGSYLVSNAGYIHDRDALAQAAQHLLNLEGVSTTAVFAIDDERITLSARSKDIRINIRNVLENAFEEHGETVGHSTDATVSIPLGIFTGIETTDDNRETLLELTKQAVRRKLFDALGVDDNGN, from the coding sequence ATGAGCACCGGCATCACGATGGCCTCGATGTCCACCTATGCGATCCTAGGCTGTGGTAGCGTGGGCTACGCCGTCGCCGAGGAACTCGTCGACGAGGGCAAGGACGTCCTCATCGTCGACGTCGACGAGGGTCGCGTCGAGGCCCTGCGTGACCAGGACATGAACGCCAAGACCGCCGACATCGCGGACGAAGGGGTGCCCGAGGCGGTCGCGGATAGGGATGTGCTCCTCGTGCTCTCGACGGACATCGAGGCCAACGAGGCGGCCATCGAGAACGTCCGCGCACGCGGCGACGAGCAGTTCGTCATCGCGCGTGCCTCGGACCCGGTGACCGCCGACGAACTCCGCGAGGCGGGAGCCGATGCCGTGGTCAACCCCTCGGAGGTCATCGCCGACGCCGCGCTGCGCGCGCTCGAAACCGGCGAACTCGAACACAAGGCCGGCCTGCTCGCGGACGTACTCGACGACACCGAGAAGAGACTCGCCATCCTCGCTAACGACAACCCCGGCCCGGACTCGATCGCGAGCGCGGTCGCACTCAGAGCCATCGCCGAGGCGCGCGGGATCGAGGCGGACATCCTCTACGAGGGCGAGATCGGTCATCAGGAAGATCGCGCGTTCGTCAACCTCATCGGCGTCGAACTGCAGGCGCGTGCCGACGTCGATTTCGACGATTACGACACGCTCGCGCTCGTCGACCACGCCCAATCGATGGAGGAGACCATCGAACGGCCCATCGACGTGCTCATCGATCACCACGAACCGGAAGAGGGCTACGAGGCGACGTTCTCGGACGTGCGCGCGAACGTCTCGTCGACGTCGACGATCCTGACGAAATACGTCCAGGAGTTCGACCTGAGCCTCGACGACACCGTCGCGACCGCGCTGCTCTACGGTATCCGTGCCGAAACACTCGATTTCAAGCGTGATACCACCCCGGCGGACCTGACCGCCGCCTCGTATCTCTACCCGTTCGCCGACCACGACACCTTAGAACAGGTCGAGTCGCCATCGATGTCGCCCGAGACGCTCGACGTGCTCGCCGAGGCCATCGGCAACCGCGAGGTGAACGGCTCGTATCTCGTCTCGAACGCCGGCTACATCCACGACCGCGACGCGCTCGCACAGGCCGCCCAGCACCTCCTGAATCTGGAGGGCGTGAGCACGACCGCCGTCTTCGCCATCGACGACGAGCGGATCACCCTTTCGGCGCGCTCGAAGGACATCCGCATCAACATCCGCAACGTGCTCGAAAACGCCTTCGAGGAACACGGCGAGACCGTCGGCCACTCGACGGACGCGACCGTCTCGATTCCACTGGGAATCTTCACCGGCATCGAGACGACCGACGACAACCGCGAGACGCTGCTCGAACTCACCAAACAGGCCGTCCGGCGAAAGCTCTTCGACGCACTCGGCGTCGACGACAACGGGAATTAG
- a CDS encoding class I fructose-bisphosphate aldolase, which produces MLSLEDSPLARDGKILILAYDHGLEHGPTDFTEHPERMAPETVFDVATHDAVTSVAVQKGLAEGYYPSYEDDVSLLTKLNGTSNLWMGEPDSSVNCTVDYAADIGADAVGFTLYGGSNNEIEMAEEFRDAQESARAHDLPMVMWSYPRGQGLKNDTSPDTIAYAAREALELGADVAKVKYPGSREAMEHTVQAAGGENGAKVVMSGGSKTSDEDFLKNVKAVMDAGGAGLAVGRNVWQRENPTQLLDALEAVIHEGASVDAALS; this is translated from the coding sequence ATGCTCTCGCTCGAAGACTCACCGCTCGCACGCGACGGCAAGATCCTGATTCTCGCCTACGACCACGGTCTCGAACACGGTCCCACCGATTTCACCGAGCATCCAGAACGGATGGCCCCCGAGACGGTCTTCGACGTGGCGACCCACGACGCCGTCACCTCGGTCGCCGTCCAGAAGGGCCTCGCTGAGGGGTATTATCCCTCCTACGAGGACGACGTCTCGCTGCTGACGAAACTGAATGGCACCTCGAACCTCTGGATGGGCGAACCCGACAGTTCCGTGAACTGCACGGTCGACTACGCCGCCGACATCGGTGCCGACGCCGTGGGATTCACTCTCTATGGCGGGTCGAACAACGAAATCGAGATGGCCGAGGAGTTCCGCGACGCCCAGGAGTCGGCCCGTGCCCACGACCTCCCGATGGTGATGTGGTCGTACCCCAGAGGACAGGGACTCAAGAACGACACCAGCCCCGACACGATCGCCTACGCCGCCCGCGAGGCGCTCGAACTCGGTGCCGACGTGGCGAAGGTCAAATACCCCGGCAGCCGCGAGGCGATGGAACACACCGTCCAGGCCGCCGGCGGGGAGAACGGCGCGAAGGTCGTCATGTCCGGCGGGTCGAAGACGTCCGACGAGGACTTCCTCAAGAACGTGAAGGCCGTGATGGACGCCGGCGGTGCGGGACTCGCCGTCGGACGGAACGTCTGGCAGCGCGAGAACCCCACTCAGCTACTCGACGCGCTCGAAGCGGTCATCCACGAGGGCGCGTCCGTCGACGCCGCGCTCTCGTGA